The following are encoded together in the Capsulimonas corticalis genome:
- a CDS encoding nuclear transport factor 2 family protein produces the protein MAEQASSKEARNKALVLEAFDTLFNKRDYAAAERFWSPSYIQHSAHIEPGREGLFHLIESIPATLKYEAQRVVADGDFVILHGRFSGFGQPKNWIAADIVRVADGVLAEHWDVIEDEVSRSDSKSGAPMFGDEFPD, from the coding sequence ATCGCGGAGCAGGCGTCCTCGAAAGAAGCGCGCAATAAGGCGCTTGTTTTGGAAGCGTTCGATACGCTGTTCAACAAACGGGATTACGCGGCGGCCGAGCGCTTCTGGTCGCCCAGCTATATCCAGCACAGCGCCCACATCGAGCCGGGCCGCGAGGGGCTGTTCCATCTGATCGAAAGCATCCCGGCGACGCTGAAGTACGAGGCGCAGCGGGTTGTGGCCGATGGCGATTTCGTGATTTTGCACGGGCGGTTCTCCGGGTTTGGGCAGCCGAAGAACTGGATCGCGGCGGATATCGTCCGCGTCGCCGATGGCGTGCTGGCCGAGCACTGGGATGTGATCGAAGATGAAGTGAGCCGATCCGATTCCAAGAGCGGCGCGCCGATGTTCGGCGACGAGTTCCCCGATTAG
- a CDS encoding GH39 family glycosyl hydrolase has product MSFPQTISRREVIQMFGMCLAASVFGAEAAATPDAPSAAFPVTIRIDAAHSLGDLHPIWRFFGADEPNYSTMKNGAKLIGELGALKPKHVYFRTHNLLTTGDGTPALKWGSTNAYTEDAAGNPVYDWTIVDHIFDTGLQRGVKPYVQIGFMPEAMSTHPVPYRHHWTPAAKYDEIYTGWAYPPKDYVKWGELIYQWTKHCVEKYGRAEVESWYWEVWNEPNIGYWRGTFEEYCKLYDFAVDGVRRALPTARVGGPEVAGGAGGDFLHKFLEHCARGTNSATGKIGSPLDFLSFHAKGYPGFTDSHVRMGLSNEFNDIDGAFAVVASFPEYKRTPIVIGEADPDGCAACQGPQLGYRNSTLYSSYTAAAFARMHDLAAKHGVNLEGAVTWAFTFEDVPYFAGFRQLATNGIDLPVLSVFRMMSKMSGDRLAVESSADAGLEAIRKHGVRLTPDISALAARDGDRLTVLVWHYHDDDVPGAPASVELRLRDLPWGDGAVTLTHYRIDERHSNAFTVWKDLGSPQEPTPAQYAQLEKAGQLTPLRDPQSVTVDSGRLETRFDLPRQAVSLLIFDRK; this is encoded by the coding sequence ATGTCGTTCCCCCAAACCATTTCCCGTCGTGAGGTCATCCAAATGTTCGGAATGTGTCTTGCCGCTTCTGTGTTCGGCGCGGAAGCCGCCGCGACTCCCGATGCGCCCTCCGCCGCGTTTCCCGTCACCATTCGCATCGACGCCGCGCATTCGCTGGGCGATCTGCATCCGATCTGGCGGTTCTTCGGCGCCGACGAACCCAATTACAGTACGATGAAGAACGGCGCGAAGCTGATCGGCGAACTGGGGGCATTGAAGCCAAAGCACGTCTACTTTCGCACGCATAATCTGCTGACGACCGGCGACGGGACCCCGGCGCTGAAGTGGGGATCGACCAACGCCTATACCGAGGACGCCGCCGGCAACCCCGTGTATGACTGGACAATCGTCGATCATATCTTCGACACCGGCCTCCAGCGCGGCGTAAAGCCCTATGTCCAGATCGGATTTATGCCGGAGGCAATGTCGACCCACCCGGTGCCGTACCGGCATCACTGGACGCCCGCCGCGAAGTACGACGAGATCTACACCGGCTGGGCGTATCCGCCCAAAGACTATGTCAAGTGGGGCGAGCTGATCTATCAATGGACGAAGCACTGCGTGGAGAAGTACGGCCGCGCCGAGGTCGAGAGTTGGTACTGGGAAGTGTGGAACGAGCCGAACATCGGCTACTGGCGCGGGACCTTTGAAGAATACTGCAAGCTTTACGACTTTGCGGTGGACGGCGTGCGCCGCGCGCTCCCGACGGCGCGTGTCGGCGGCCCGGAAGTGGCGGGCGGCGCCGGCGGGGATTTTCTGCATAAATTCTTGGAGCATTGCGCGCGCGGAACGAACTCCGCGACTGGCAAGATTGGATCGCCGCTAGACTTCCTCTCCTTCCACGCCAAGGGCTACCCCGGCTTCACGGACAGCCATGTCCGCATGGGGCTGTCCAACGAGTTTAACGATATCGACGGCGCATTCGCCGTCGTGGCCTCATTCCCCGAATACAAGAGAACGCCGATTGTGATCGGCGAAGCGGATCCGGACGGCTGCGCCGCCTGCCAGGGGCCGCAGCTGGGCTACCGCAACAGCACGCTCTACTCCTCCTACACGGCCGCCGCCTTCGCCCGGATGCACGACCTCGCTGCGAAGCACGGCGTGAACCTGGAAGGCGCGGTCACCTGGGCGTTCACCTTCGAAGACGTCCCATACTTCGCGGGCTTTCGCCAGCTTGCGACCAATGGGATCGATCTCCCGGTCCTGAGCGTCTTCCGGATGATGAGCAAAATGAGCGGCGATCGTCTGGCCGTCGAAAGCTCGGCGGATGCGGGCTTGGAAGCGATCCGTAAACACGGCGTTCGTCTCACCCCGGACATCTCCGCGCTCGCCGCGCGCGACGGCGACCGGCTTACTGTCCTCGTCTGGCATTATCATGACGACGACGTTCCCGGCGCCCCCGCCTCCGTCGAACTGCGCCTGCGCGATCTGCCCTGGGGCGACGGCGCCGTCACCCTGACGCATTACCGTATCGACGAGCGCCACAGCAACGCCTTCACCGTCTGGAAAGACCTTGGCTCCCCGCAAGAGCCGACCCCCGCGCAGTACGCGCAATTGGAAAAGGCAGGTCAGCTCACGCCGCTGCGCGATCCCCAGTCCGTCACCGTGGACAGCGGCCGCCTGGAAACGCGCTTCGACCTGCCCCGCCAGGCTGTGTCCTTGCTGATCTTTGATCGAAAATAG
- a CDS encoding CARDB domain-containing protein translates to MMRFRTLLLASVSLLSASAIWAHTRESEALLPDLVITDLSWSPEQPKVGDPVTFRVTVKNVGAVATPEGVVCGVGFGVDHNNPVNWSDTFSHSIAPGQSVVLTSNGGADGKATWLATGGEHPDGVWATVNDSHRFPETDFVNNTFSRSIVVSDASSSTFLAGHGPDLVVTDFHWMPEHPRAGEPVSAEVTVRNRGDAPTPEGKIIGVGFFVTYCDSVVLYSNTDSHSLAPGQSVTLRTNGGTHGYPWRPMEGAYPLEAYVNDTGRITESDPGNNLMQKTITVEGAAPKIDPGEMLLTGAVFSHGNPSEPPWLLAANAFDGDVGTCLVDDPAAANSVGIALPPGQPSAITRIRFYPKPYSESDLVGGQFQGSNVGTDSAYETLYTVKKRPHLGWNDVTLHGAKPYQFLRFLGKDGTQCMISEIEFYGPRPIAAKP, encoded by the coding sequence ATGATGCGATTTCGTACTCTCCTGCTGGCGTCCGTTTCCCTGCTTTCTGCTTCGGCGATATGGGCCCACACACGCGAATCGGAGGCGCTGCTGCCCGATCTGGTGATCACGGACTTGTCCTGGTCCCCGGAGCAGCCGAAAGTCGGCGATCCCGTCACCTTCCGTGTAACCGTCAAGAACGTGGGCGCTGTCGCTACTCCAGAGGGCGTGGTCTGCGGCGTCGGTTTCGGCGTCGACCACAACAACCCCGTCAACTGGTCGGATACTTTCTCGCACTCTATTGCGCCGGGGCAGTCGGTGGTTCTGACCTCCAACGGCGGGGCGGACGGCAAGGCGACATGGCTGGCGACCGGCGGCGAGCACCCGGATGGAGTGTGGGCGACGGTTAACGATTCCCATCGGTTTCCGGAAACGGATTTCGTCAACAACACGTTCTCCCGATCTATCGTCGTTTCCGACGCGAGCAGCTCGACGTTTCTCGCTGGGCATGGCCCCGACCTCGTGGTGACCGATTTCCACTGGATGCCCGAGCATCCCAGGGCCGGCGAACCGGTGTCCGCCGAGGTGACGGTTCGCAATCGCGGCGACGCTCCCACGCCCGAGGGCAAGATCATCGGCGTCGGCTTCTTCGTGACTTACTGCGACAGCGTCGTTCTCTATTCCAACACCGACAGCCATTCCCTGGCGCCCGGCCAGAGCGTGACCCTGCGCACCAACGGCGGGACGCACGGCTACCCCTGGCGTCCGATGGAGGGCGCTTATCCGCTGGAGGCGTATGTCAACGACACGGGGCGCATCACCGAGAGCGATCCCGGAAACAATCTCATGCAGAAGACGATCACGGTGGAGGGGGCGGCGCCCAAGATCGATCCCGGCGAAATGCTTCTGACGGGAGCGGTCTTCAGCCACGGCAATCCGAGCGAACCGCCGTGGCTGCTGGCCGCCAACGCCTTCGACGGCGATGTCGGCACATGCCTCGTCGACGACCCCGCCGCCGCCAACAGCGTCGGGATCGCCCTGCCGCCCGGCCAGCCTTCCGCCATCACCCGGATTCGTTTCTATCCCAAGCCTTACTCCGAAAGCGATCTGGTCGGCGGCCAGTTCCAGGGATCGAATGTGGGGACGGACAGCGCCTATGAGACGCTTTATACGGTCAAAAAGCGTCCCCATCTCGGCTGGAACGATGTGACCCTGCACGGCGCGAAGCCCTACCAATTCCTGCGTTTTCTGGGCAAGGACGGAACCCAGTGTATGATCAGCGAGATCGAGTTCTACGGACCGCGCCCGATTGCCGCAAAACCTTAG
- the egtD gene encoding L-histidine N(alpha)-methyltransferase, whose product MPLLERTRAAAHAGDSEVADFYAEVIAGLTMPVKTLPCKYFYDERGSQLFDEICELDEYYPTRTEAAIMERCAAEMAALLGPDCRLVEYGSGSSTKTRILLDSAPHLAAYVPVDISRVHLQKTAEGLRRRYPRLEILPVCADYTASFTLPEPSGPVSRTVAYFPGSTIGNFHPRQAQFFLTQIAQLCGEGGGLLIGVDLKKDPAVLHAAYNDAKGVTAAFNLNVLDRINQELRGAFVLDDFAHHAFYNEELGRIEMHLVSQKDQTVAICESAVTFAAGETIHTECSYKYSREEFAELARSAGFEIQNFWTDPNELFSVQYLTVAR is encoded by the coding sequence ATGCCGCTCTTAGAGAGGACGCGCGCCGCCGCGCACGCTGGCGACTCGGAAGTCGCCGACTTTTACGCCGAGGTCATTGCGGGACTGACCATGCCCGTGAAGACTCTTCCTTGCAAGTATTTTTATGATGAGCGCGGCTCGCAGCTCTTCGATGAGATTTGCGAGCTGGACGAATACTATCCCACCCGCACGGAAGCCGCGATCATGGAGCGCTGCGCCGCCGAGATGGCCGCGCTGCTCGGTCCCGATTGCCGCCTGGTGGAGTACGGCAGCGGCAGCAGCACCAAGACCCGAATTTTGCTGGACAGCGCTCCCCACCTGGCCGCCTACGTCCCGGTCGATATCTCCCGAGTCCACCTTCAGAAGACCGCCGAAGGACTGCGCCGCCGGTATCCCAGGCTGGAGATTCTGCCCGTCTGCGCCGACTATACAGCGTCCTTTACGCTTCCGGAGCCGTCGGGCCCGGTTTCGCGCACCGTCGCGTATTTCCCCGGCTCCACGATCGGCAACTTCCACCCGCGTCAGGCCCAGTTCTTCCTCACGCAGATCGCCCAGCTTTGCGGCGAGGGCGGAGGGCTGCTGATCGGCGTCGATCTCAAAAAAGATCCCGCCGTGCTGCACGCCGCCTACAACGACGCCAAGGGAGTCACCGCCGCGTTCAACTTGAACGTACTGGACCGAATCAATCAAGAACTGCGCGGGGCGTTCGTGCTGGACGATTTCGCGCACCACGCCTTCTACAACGAGGAGCTGGGGCGGATCGAGATGCATCTGGTCAGCCAAAAGGACCAGACGGTCGCGATCTGCGAAAGCGCCGTGACGTTCGCGGCCGGCGAGACGATCCATACGGAGTGCTCGTACAAATACAGCCGTGAGGAGTTCGCGGAGCTCGCTCGGTCCGCCGGATTTGAAATCCAGAACTTCTGGACGGATCCGAATGAACTATTCAGCGTGCAGTATTTGACCGTCGCTCGCTGA
- a CDS encoding TetR/AcrR family transcriptional regulator produces MPKPSHREKILTEGLKVVLDHGFCGASVRDIVHAAGVPQGSFTNHFSSKEVFGLEVLDLYYSMVCVNVRETLRNDLTPPLERLHQWVDAQIEFLVDGDMRSGCLIGNFSIEAGDGSEKIRLRLAEIFEELRESVAYCLKAAVTAGEIPAATDCDEIAAFLYASLQGAILQSKAERSQAPLERFKTIMFSNILR; encoded by the coding sequence ATGCCTAAACCGTCGCATCGAGAAAAGATCCTTACCGAAGGATTGAAAGTCGTCCTCGACCATGGGTTCTGCGGCGCGAGCGTTCGTGATATCGTTCACGCCGCCGGGGTTCCGCAAGGGTCGTTCACCAATCACTTCTCGTCGAAAGAAGTGTTTGGCTTGGAGGTCCTGGACCTCTATTATTCGATGGTCTGCGTGAATGTTCGGGAAACGCTCCGCAACGATCTGACGCCGCCGCTGGAGCGTCTTCACCAATGGGTAGACGCGCAGATCGAATTTCTTGTGGACGGCGATATGCGCAGCGGCTGTCTGATCGGCAACTTCAGCATCGAGGCGGGAGACGGCAGCGAGAAGATTCGATTGCGGCTGGCGGAGATCTTTGAGGAGCTGCGGGAGTCGGTCGCCTATTGCCTGAAGGCGGCCGTGACGGCCGGCGAAATTCCCGCCGCGACGGACTGTGATGAGATCGCGGCCTTCCTCTACGCGTCCCTGCAAGGCGCGATCCTGCAATCGAAGGCGGAGCGCAGCCAGGCGCCGCTGGAGCGTTTCAAAACGATTATGTTTTCAAATATTCTTCGCTGA
- the egtB gene encoding ergothioneine biosynthesis protein EgtB, translated as MSSSLAATLERPCAALAGQYETVRAFTEKICAPLVTEDYAIQSMPDCSPAKWHLAHTSWFFETFVLKAVDPDYRSPHAQYDFLFNSYYNSVGDRHCRAKRGLISRPTVDETYTYRAHVDEAMRAFFAGASPEQMASMASVIEIGLHHEQQHQELMVTDLKHMFSENPLLPVYRSRETPPSPTVPALHWVAFEGGLDWIGHDGEGFSYDNEGPRHQTFLQPFQLASRLTTAGEYLAFMEDGGYRRPEFWLAEGWGIVQARGWEAPLYWERAGDGSWVQMTLSGPRPVDPSEPVCHVSFFEAEAYAAWAGARLATEAEWEVASRTVSRDGNFVESESFHPVPLTGDAPGLRQMFGDVWEWTQSPYTPYPGYRAAPGALGEYNGKFMSSQYVLRGGSCATSQTHIRSTYRNFFSPDARWQLMGIRLAKDDTCRS; from the coding sequence ATGTCGTCTTCCCTCGCCGCCACCCTGGAACGGCCGTGCGCCGCGCTCGCCGGCCAATACGAAACCGTACGCGCCTTCACGGAAAAGATCTGCGCGCCGCTGGTCACGGAAGATTACGCCATCCAATCCATGCCGGATTGCAGTCCGGCCAAGTGGCATCTGGCGCACACAAGCTGGTTCTTTGAGACCTTTGTCCTCAAAGCCGTCGATCCCGACTATCGATCCCCGCACGCGCAGTACGACTTCCTCTTCAACTCCTATTACAACAGCGTCGGCGACCGGCACTGCCGGGCCAAGCGCGGCCTGATCTCGCGGCCGACGGTCGATGAGACCTACACCTACCGCGCCCATGTGGACGAGGCGATGCGCGCCTTCTTCGCCGGCGCTTCGCCGGAGCAGATGGCGTCGATGGCAAGTGTCATCGAGATCGGTCTGCATCACGAGCAGCAGCACCAGGAGCTGATGGTGACCGACCTCAAGCACATGTTTTCTGAAAATCCGCTGCTGCCGGTCTACCGTTCGCGCGAGACCCCGCCTTCGCCGACCGTCCCCGCGTTACATTGGGTCGCGTTCGAGGGCGGTTTAGATTGGATCGGCCACGACGGCGAAGGCTTTTCCTACGACAACGAAGGCCCGCGCCATCAGACGTTTTTACAGCCCTTCCAATTGGCGTCGCGCCTGACGACCGCTGGGGAGTATCTGGCGTTTATGGAGGACGGCGGCTACCGACGCCCCGAGTTCTGGCTCGCCGAAGGCTGGGGCATCGTGCAGGCGCGCGGCTGGGAGGCGCCGCTCTACTGGGAGCGCGCGGGCGACGGAAGCTGGGTGCAGATGACGCTGTCCGGCCCGCGTCCGGTGGACCCCTCGGAGCCGGTCTGCCACGTCAGCTTCTTCGAGGCCGAAGCCTACGCCGCCTGGGCCGGCGCGCGTCTCGCGACGGAAGCCGAGTGGGAGGTCGCCTCACGGACCGTTTCCAGGGACGGCAACTTCGTCGAAAGCGAGAGCTTCCACCCCGTCCCGCTGACCGGCGACGCGCCGGGCCTGCGCCAGATGTTCGGCGATGTGTGGGAGTGGACGCAAAGTCCCTACACGCCGTACCCCGGCTATCGCGCGGCGCCGGGCGCGCTGGGCGAATATAACGGCAAGTTTATGTCCAGCCAGTACGTTCTGCGCGGCGGCTCCTGCGCCACTTCGCAAACGCATATCCGGTCCACGTACCGCAACTTCTTCTCTCCCGACGCCCGATGGCAGTTGATGGGGATCCGACTAGCAAAGGACGACACATGCCGCTCTTAG
- a CDS encoding SDR family NAD(P)-dependent oxidoreductase, producing the protein MSENLSGKVALVTGGSRGIGAAIVRHLAAAGASVAFTYTTGAEPAAALVKQVEAAGGKAAAFQADAANNAAVARAVHETAEKFGGLDILVNNAGTAYFKSIEETTTDDFDKLYAINVRGSFVAIQTALQYLKEGGRIINIGSCLGENVRIGGLTAYSATKGAIRSLTQGLSRELGPRGVTVNDVQPGPIDTDLNPAPSGGPDIQSDNTALKRFGKVDEVATLVAFVASPAASYITGASLNVDGGTNA; encoded by the coding sequence ATGTCTGAGAATCTTTCTGGAAAAGTCGCATTGGTCACCGGCGGATCGCGCGGGATTGGCGCGGCGATCGTGCGCCATCTGGCGGCGGCGGGCGCATCCGTCGCATTCACTTACACCACGGGCGCTGAGCCGGCGGCGGCGCTGGTGAAGCAGGTGGAGGCCGCCGGCGGAAAAGCGGCGGCGTTCCAGGCAGACGCGGCCAACAACGCCGCGGTGGCGAGGGCGGTCCACGAGACCGCCGAGAAGTTCGGCGGCCTCGATATTCTCGTCAACAACGCCGGAACCGCTTACTTCAAAAGTATTGAAGAGACGACCACCGACGATTTCGACAAACTGTACGCCATCAATGTACGCGGTTCGTTTGTCGCGATTCAAACGGCGCTCCAGTATCTTAAAGAGGGCGGCCGGATCATCAACATCGGCAGCTGTTTGGGGGAAAATGTGCGGATCGGCGGCTTGACCGCCTATTCCGCCACCAAGGGAGCGATTCGCTCGCTGACCCAGGGGCTGTCCCGTGAACTGGGGCCGCGCGGCGTTACCGTGAACGATGTTCAGCCCGGACCGATCGACACCGATCTGAATCCCGCCCCCAGCGGCGGCCCGGATATCCAGTCCGACAACACCGCGCTGAAGCGATTCGGCAAAGTGGATGAAGTGGCGACCCTGGTGGCGTTCGTCGCCAGTCCCGCCGCCAGTTATATCACCGGCGCCTCGCTGAACGTGGACGGCGGCACAAACGCCTAA
- a CDS encoding mercuric reductase, whose product MAETQNYDLVVIGAGQSGDPLARAFAAAGKTVALVERDQVGGTCVNVGCTPTKTMVASARVAYLARRAADYGVGAGPVSVDLSVVRERKRAIVKDFRGGSEHKLAAQQGLDLIYGEARFTGPKEIAVALREGGERLLTGGVVVLNVGARPAPPDLPGLREIPFLDSTSIMELNSVPEHLLVLGGGYIALEFAQMFRRFGSQVTIAQRSGHLLGREDKDVTDEVLKIVREDGIEVLLNAAAQHVEGGADGVRLTVTVDGAERILSGSHLLVATGRRPNTDRLGAEAAGVALDPQGNIIVNDRLETSVSGVYAMGDAKGGPAFTHISYDDFRILKANLLDGGSRSVQDRPTPYTMFIDPQLGRVGLSETEAKAQGRSYRVAKLPMSSVARALETDESRGFMKALVDTDSGQILGAAILGLDGGEVMGALQIAMMGKLPYTALRDGVFAHPTLLESLNNLFLTLD is encoded by the coding sequence ATGGCGGAAACTCAGAATTACGATCTGGTGGTGATCGGCGCGGGGCAATCGGGCGACCCGCTGGCGCGGGCGTTCGCGGCGGCGGGCAAAACGGTCGCGCTGGTGGAGCGGGATCAGGTGGGAGGCACGTGCGTCAATGTCGGATGCACTCCGACCAAGACGATGGTGGCGAGCGCTCGCGTGGCGTATCTGGCCCGCCGCGCCGCCGATTATGGGGTCGGCGCGGGGCCGGTGTCGGTGGATCTGTCGGTGGTCCGCGAGCGCAAGCGGGCGATCGTGAAGGACTTTCGCGGCGGATCGGAGCATAAGCTCGCGGCGCAGCAGGGGCTCGACCTGATCTACGGCGAGGCGCGATTTACCGGGCCGAAGGAGATCGCCGTGGCGCTGCGCGAGGGCGGGGAGCGGCTCCTGACGGGCGGCGTCGTGGTGCTCAATGTGGGCGCGCGGCCCGCGCCGCCGGACCTGCCGGGACTGCGCGAAATTCCTTTTTTAGATTCCACCTCAATCATGGAACTGAATTCCGTTCCCGAGCATTTACTAGTCTTAGGCGGAGGGTACATTGCGCTCGAATTCGCACAGATGTTCCGTCGCTTTGGCAGCCAGGTGACGATCGCGCAGCGGTCCGGTCATCTGCTGGGGCGCGAAGACAAAGACGTGACGGATGAGGTGCTGAAGATTGTCCGCGAGGATGGAATCGAAGTGCTGCTGAACGCGGCGGCGCAGCATGTCGAAGGCGGCGCGGACGGCGTGCGGCTGACCGTGACGGTCGATGGCGCGGAGCGCATCCTGTCCGGATCGCATCTGCTGGTTGCGACCGGGCGCAGGCCCAACACGGATCGGCTGGGCGCCGAAGCCGCCGGGGTCGCGCTGGATCCGCAGGGAAATATTATTGTGAACGACCGGCTCGAAACCAGCGTTTCCGGTGTCTACGCTATGGGCGACGCCAAAGGCGGCCCGGCGTTCACCCATATCTCTTACGACGATTTTCGGATCTTAAAGGCGAACTTACTCGACGGCGGGAGCCGCTCGGTACAAGACCGGCCGACGCCGTACACGATGTTTATCGACCCGCAGTTGGGCCGTGTAGGCCTGTCCGAGACCGAAGCGAAGGCGCAGGGCCGAAGTTACAGAGTCGCGAAGCTGCCGATGTCCAGCGTGGCGCGGGCTTTGGAGACCGATGAGAGCCGGGGCTTTATGAAGGCGCTGGTCGATACGGACAGCGGCCAGATCCTCGGCGCCGCGATCCTGGGATTGGATGGCGGCGAGGTCATGGGCGCGCTGCAAATCGCCATGATGGGAAAATTGCCCTACACGGCGCTGCGCGACGGCGTTTTCGCGCACCCGACGTTATTGGAATCGCTGAATAACCTCTTTCTTACGCTCGATTAA
- a CDS encoding HAD family hydrolase codes for MSISLTGRRPKGVLFDLDNTLYDREAAFDRWLIWFLDEVLKLEGLEERAALTAEVAAMDARGYGSKRAIFQRLRQRYPAPPGMPAPSVEIFYDQFFTQMRVEPETRALLAALRDADIPYGIVTNGSRIQARKITEMGFDKGTDCVFVSGLVGWDKPAGAIFEMAARKLDLPPSEILFVGDHPHNDIWGAREAGMRTAWLHRGQTWPAETCGAPPEIVLDRVEDLIPLFA; via the coding sequence ATGAGCATTTCCCTCACAGGCAGGCGCCCGAAGGGCGTTCTTTTCGATCTGGACAACACGCTCTACGACCGCGAGGCGGCGTTCGACCGCTGGCTGATCTGGTTTCTGGACGAGGTTCTGAAGCTGGAGGGCTTGGAGGAGCGCGCGGCCCTGACAGCGGAGGTCGCCGCGATGGACGCGCGCGGCTACGGCTCGAAGCGGGCGATCTTTCAGCGGCTGCGCCAGCGCTATCCCGCGCCGCCCGGCATGCCGGCGCCCTCGGTCGAGATATTTTACGACCAATTCTTCACGCAGATGCGGGTGGAGCCCGAGACACGAGCGCTGCTGGCCGCTCTGCGCGACGCCGATATCCCCTACGGCATCGTCACCAACGGCTCCCGAATCCAGGCGCGCAAGATCACGGAGATGGGATTCGATAAAGGAACGGACTGCGTCTTCGTGTCCGGCCTCGTGGGATGGGACAAGCCGGCCGGCGCGATCTTCGAGATGGCGGCGCGTAAGCTGGACCTCCCGCCTTCGGAGATCCTCTTCGTGGGCGATCACCCGCACAACGATATCTGGGGAGCGCGCGAAGCGGGAATGCGGACGGCGTGGCTGCATCGCGGCCAAACCTGGCCCGCCGAGACGTGCGGCGCCCCGCCGGAGATCGTTTTGGACCGCGTGGAAGATCTCATTCCCCTATTCGCCTAA